In one Candidatus Methylacidiphilales bacterium genomic region, the following are encoded:
- the sucD gene encoding succinate--CoA ligase subunit alpha: MAILVNQHTRLLVQGITGNAGAFHARSCMEYGTQVVAGVTPGRGGETFDGKVPIFDTVAEARTKTGCNATMIFVPAPFAADSIIEAAAAGIELIVCITEGIPVLDMIRVKTILKKTNSRLIGPNCPGIITPGACKIGIMPGYIHKPGPVGVVSRSGTLTYEAVWQLTQLGLGQSTCIGIGGDPIKGTTHTDAIRLFNEDPETQAIMLIGEIGGQEEEEAAIYIREHVRKPVLAFIAGQTAPPGRRMGHAGAIISSGQGTAQAKIQALREAGIHIAETPAVMGQRLKELLS; this comes from the coding sequence ATGGCCATCCTCGTCAATCAACACACACGCCTCCTCGTTCAAGGCATCACCGGCAACGCCGGTGCATTCCATGCCCGCAGTTGTATGGAATACGGCACACAAGTCGTCGCAGGAGTCACACCTGGACGCGGTGGCGAAACCTTCGACGGAAAAGTCCCCATTTTTGATACCGTAGCCGAAGCACGAACAAAAACCGGTTGCAACGCCACCATGATCTTCGTCCCCGCCCCCTTCGCAGCAGACTCCATCATCGAAGCTGCAGCTGCCGGCATCGAGCTGATCGTCTGCATCACAGAAGGCATCCCCGTTCTCGACATGATCCGCGTAAAGACCATACTGAAAAAAACAAACAGCCGTCTGATCGGCCCCAACTGCCCCGGCATCATCACCCCAGGCGCCTGCAAAATCGGCATCATGCCCGGATACATCCACAAACCTGGCCCCGTCGGCGTCGTCTCCCGCAGCGGCACACTCACTTACGAAGCCGTCTGGCAACTCACCCAGCTCGGCCTAGGCCAAAGCACCTGCATCGGCATCGGCGGCGACCCCATAAAAGGCACCACACATACCGACGCCATCCGACTATTCAACGAAGATCCAGAGACCCAAGCCATCATGCTCATCGGAGAAATCGGCGGACAAGAAGAAGAAGAAGCCGCCATATACATCCGCGAACACGTCCGCAAGCCAGTCCTAGCCTTCATCGCAGGCCAGACAGCTCCACCTGGCCGCCGCATGGGACACGCCGGTGCCATCATCTCAAGTGGCCAAGGCACAGCTCAAGCCAAAATACAAGCACTTCGAGAAGCTGGCATCCATATCGCAGAGACTCCCGCCGTCATGGGACAACGACTCAAAGAGCTACTCTCCTAG